From a single Equus asinus isolate D_3611 breed Donkey chromosome 2, EquAss-T2T_v2, whole genome shotgun sequence genomic region:
- the CEBPE gene encoding CCAAT/enhancer-binding protein epsilon, producing MSHGTYYECEPRAGQQPLEFSGGRAGPGELGDMCEHEASIDLSAYIESGEEQLLSDLFAVKPAPEARGLKGSGTPAFPHYLPPDPRPFAYPPHTFGPDRKALGPGIYSSPGNYDPRAVAVKEEPRGPEGSRGASRSGYNPLQYQVAHCGQTAMHLPPALAAPSQPLRVLKAPLAAAAPPCSPLLKAPSPAGPSHKGKKAVNKDSLEYRLRRERNNIAVRKSRDKAKRRILETQQKVLEYMAENERLRSRVEQLTQELDTLRNLFRQIPEAANLIKGVGGCS from the exons ATGTCCCACGGGACCTACTACGAGTGTGAGCCCCGGGCTGGCCAGCAGCCACTGGAGTTCTCAGGGGGCCGAGCGGGCCCCGGGGAACTGGGGGACATGTGTGAGCATGAGGCCTCCATCGACCTCTCCGCCTACATCGAGTCTGGGGAGGAgcagctcctctctgacctcTTTGCTGTGAAGCCGGCACCTGAGGCCCGAGGCCTTAAGGGATCTGGGACCCCTGCCTTCCCCCACTACCTGCCGCCTGACCCGAGGCCCTTCGCCTACCCCCCACATACCTTCGGCCCTGACAGGAAGGCCTTGGGGCCTGGCATctacagcagcccagggaacTACGACCCCAGGGCTGTGGCCGTGAAGGAGGAGCCTCGGGGGCCTGAGGGCAGCCGGGGGGCCAGCCGCAGTGGCTACAATCCTCTGCAGTACCAAGTGGCACACTGTGGGCAGACGGCCATGCACCTGCCGCCAGCCCTGGCAgcacccagccagcccctgcGCGTCCTCAAG GCCCCTTTGGCCGCTGCTGCGCCGCCCTGCAGCCCCCTCCTCAAAGCGCCCTCCCCAGCCGGGCCCTCGCACAAGGGCAAGAAGGCAGTGAACAAGGACAGCCTGGAGTACCGGCTGCGGCGGGAGCGCAACAACATCGCCGTGCGCAAGAGCCGGGACAAGGCCAAGAGGCGCATTCTGGAGACGCAGCAGAAGGTGCTGGAATACATGGCAGAGAACGAGCGGCTCCGCAGCCGCGTGGAGCAGCTGACTCAGGAGCTGGACACCCTTCGCAACCTTTTCCGCCAGATCCCCGAGGCCGCCAACCTCATCAAGGGCGTGGGGGGCTGCAGCTGA